From Oncorhynchus nerka isolate Pitt River linkage group LG1, Oner_Uvic_2.0, whole genome shotgun sequence, the proteins below share one genomic window:
- the LOC135573320 gene encoding trace amine-associated receptor 13c-like, with the protein MEKHEDVINGFQDGNYSSRKASLSTSIYITLYIFFSLISAVTVFLNLLVIISISHFKQLHTTTNLLILSLAVSDLLVGLIVIPVTTVAIMESCWGFGEYFCVFHLYMAFLCTSLSLGSLVLISIDRYVAVCDPLSYHSKITTTRTICCISITWCCCIIYDAVIIKRVVNVQVLSRCLTECFIVEGITWVNIIDLVSTTVVPCSIIITLYLKIFVVARSQARKVFSKEAASVSGVKTVHASKSERKAAKTLAIVVVNYFICWIPSLFVFSFFSILFENFLAYFISFLPLVNSLINPIIYAFFYPWFKVTAKRILNLK; encoded by the coding sequence ATGGAGAAACATGAAGATGTTATAAACGGTTTTCAAGACGGAAATTATTCTTCCAGAAAGGCTTCGCTATCGACATCTATCTACATAACACTGTACATCTTCTTCTCATTGATTTCAGCAGTTACAGTATTTTTGAACCTACTGGTGatcatctccatctctcacttcaAGCAGCTCCACACTACAACCAacctgctcatcctctctctggctgtgtcagaTCTCCTGGTGGGACTGATTGTGATACCAGTAACGACTGTAGCAATAATGGAATCATGCTGGGGATTTGGggaatatttctgtgtgtttcatTTATATATGGCTTTTTTATGTACTTCTTTATCTCTGGGCAGTTTGGTCTTGATATCTATTGACCGCTATGTTGCTGTGTGTGATCCCTTATCGTATCACtctaaaataacaacaacaagaaCTATCTGTTGTATATCCATTACCTGGTGTTGTTGTATCATATACGATGCTGTTATTATAAAAAGAGTTGTAAATGTACAGGTACTGAGTAGGTGCTTGACAGAATGTTTTATTGTTGAAGGGATAACCTGGGTTAATATCATTGACCTTGTAAGTACAACGGTTGTCCCGTGCTCTATTATTATAACACTTTATTTGAAAATCTTTGTGGTGGCCAGATCACAGGCCAGAAAGGTATTTTCAAAAGAGGCTGCCAGTGTGTCTGGTGTTAAAACTGTACATGCAAGTAAGTCTGAGAGAAAAGCAGCAAAAACTCTAGCTATTGTTGTTGTCAACTATTTCATTTGTTGGATTCCATCTCTAtttgttttctcttttttttctattttatttGAAAATTTCTTAGCATATTTCATCAGTTTTCTGCCACTTGTTAATTCCTTAATTAATCCAATAATTTATGCTTTCTTTTATCCATGGTTCAAAGTGACAGCTAAACGTATTTTAAATCTGAAATGA